In Microscilla marina ATCC 23134, one genomic interval encodes:
- a CDS encoding AMP-binding protein yields MLDTLTIEGETFTYDAIRSGAYATTPMSPYTQHTLEFCNAWLNGQTQFTVHTSGSTGVPKPIQLGRTQMQQSALMTGKALGLTQGQRALVCLNTQYIAGIMMLVRGFELGLHMTIIPPSENPLKNLKETYSHPTPFDFVALVPMQVQAILKYPTGTPWLNDLQVVIIGGAPVNYALAKALKPLRPQVYVTYGMTETVSHIALRQINSSSRAEEYQLLPGVHMRQDKRGCIEIQSPTTCHQWITTNDLVQLTDATHFKWLGRADRVINTGGVKVQVETVEQAIDEVMTEQGIQRRFFVASLPDHRLGEQIIVVLEGTPLPQNRQQAILENTAGLLKKYEAPKSMHFVAEFAETPTAKIDRLHTIKHLRKP; encoded by the coding sequence ATGTTAGATACTCTGACAATTGAAGGTGAAACTTTCACCTATGACGCGATACGCTCAGGTGCTTATGCCACTACACCCATGAGCCCCTACACCCAACATACCCTTGAATTTTGCAATGCATGGCTCAATGGACAGACTCAGTTTACCGTTCATACATCGGGCTCTACTGGCGTGCCCAAACCCATACAGTTGGGGCGCACCCAAATGCAGCAAAGTGCGCTGATGACGGGTAAAGCGCTAGGGCTCACTCAAGGGCAACGTGCACTGGTGTGTCTCAACACTCAGTATATAGCAGGTATAATGATGCTGGTAAGAGGCTTTGAGCTGGGGCTCCACATGACCATTATTCCTCCCTCCGAAAACCCACTAAAAAACCTGAAAGAAACCTATTCTCACCCTACTCCTTTCGATTTTGTGGCATTGGTACCCATGCAAGTACAAGCCATACTGAAGTACCCCACAGGCACCCCTTGGCTCAATGACTTACAGGTGGTCATTATTGGCGGAGCTCCCGTAAACTACGCCCTTGCCAAAGCACTCAAACCATTGCGTCCTCAGGTATACGTTACTTATGGTATGACCGAAACCGTAAGTCATATTGCCTTGCGGCAAATCAACTCTTCCTCCCGCGCCGAAGAGTATCAACTATTGCCAGGTGTACACATGCGCCAGGATAAACGGGGTTGTATTGAAATACAATCGCCTACTACCTGTCATCAATGGATCACCACCAACGACCTGGTACAACTCACCGATGCTACACATTTCAAATGGCTGGGGCGTGCCGATAGGGTAATCAATACGGGAGGAGTAAAAGTGCAGGTAGAAACTGTAGAGCAAGCAATAGATGAGGTAATGACTGAACAAGGCATTCAGCGACGTTTTTTTGTGGCAAGTTTGCCCGATCATCGCCTGGGCGAACAAATAATAGTGGTACTGGAAGGGACACCTTTGCCCCAAAACAGGCAGCAAGCCATACTGGAAAATACGGCTGGTTTACTCAAAAAATATGAGGCGCCCAAAAGCATGCATTTTGTCGCTGAGTTTGCCGAAACTCCTACCGCCAAAATAGACCGTTTGCACACCATTAAGCACCTGCGTAAGCCATAG